From the genome of Streptomyces sp. NBC_01116, one region includes:
- a CDS encoding PspC domain-containing protein — protein MTAPSDATPGVAPPEAPKPTLRRTPRQKVVAGVCGGLGRYCDVDPVIFRIVLGVLSATGGIGLIFYGFAWLLLPADGDDENEARKLLSGRVDGASLVALLLALIGCGLFLSMLHNRGMLAFAALLTLAVVGFSVWTQSRRAAGAPEDPAAPPGTSAAPPGPVHTGGLGTPPPEVKAPPTPGGPSWWRDPIVKDGTTGPAGSGYLWGPPDTDAGTVHAGAKAGRPTADAPFLRPQPSPVERGPRSIGGPVFVAALVAGGLGTGLSWEQQPLGTALQIGLVAALAVFGLGLLIASSLGRTGFGTVLMAMVTAGLLAGAAVLPKDIDTSWARQEWRPASVSAVAPHYALRTGDARLDLSGLKVAEGETVRTGLDVAAGRAAVVVPENVTVKVRAEAGLGEIRLEEGQRVQVRINSDEAKRRTLPPPAGTKPAGTIELMLEVGIGQVEVTRAAS, from the coding sequence ATGACCGCTCCCTCGGACGCCACTCCCGGCGTCGCGCCCCCCGAAGCGCCGAAGCCGACGCTGCGGCGCACCCCGCGACAGAAGGTGGTCGCCGGGGTGTGCGGCGGACTCGGCCGGTACTGCGACGTGGATCCGGTGATCTTCCGGATCGTGCTCGGTGTGCTGTCGGCGACCGGAGGCATCGGTCTGATCTTCTACGGCTTCGCCTGGCTGCTGCTGCCCGCCGACGGCGACGACGAGAACGAGGCGCGCAAACTGCTGTCGGGACGGGTCGACGGAGCGTCCCTGGTGGCGCTGCTGCTGGCGCTGATCGGCTGCGGGCTGTTCCTGTCGATGCTGCACAACCGGGGCATGCTGGCGTTCGCCGCGCTGCTGACGCTGGCCGTCGTCGGGTTCTCCGTGTGGACGCAGTCCCGGCGGGCGGCGGGGGCCCCGGAGGACCCGGCGGCGCCGCCCGGCACGTCGGCGGCCCCGCCCGGCCCCGTGCACACCGGCGGGCTCGGCACGCCGCCGCCGGAGGTGAAGGCGCCGCCGACGCCGGGCGGGCCGTCGTGGTGGCGGGACCCGATCGTCAAGGACGGGACCACCGGGCCGGCCGGGTCCGGCTATCTGTGGGGTCCGCCGGACACCGACGCCGGCACGGTGCACGCCGGGGCGAAGGCCGGGCGGCCCACTGCGGACGCCCCGTTCCTGAGGCCGCAGCCGTCGCCCGTGGAGCGCGGGCCGCGTTCCATCGGCGGTCCGGTCTTCGTGGCGGCGCTGGTGGCGGGCGGTCTGGGCACCGGCCTGAGCTGGGAGCAGCAGCCGCTGGGCACCGCCCTCCAGATCGGCCTGGTCGCCGCTCTCGCCGTGTTCGGGCTCGGCCTGCTGATCGCCTCGTCGCTGGGGCGGACCGGTTTCGGCACGGTCCTGATGGCGATGGTCACGGCGGGCCTGCTGGCGGGTGCGGCGGTGCTCCCGAAGGACATCGACACCTCGTGGGCGCGCCAGGAGTGGCGGCCCGCCTCGGTGTCCGCCGTCGCCCCGCACTACGCGCTGCGTACGGGCGACGCCCGGCTGGACCTGTCCGGGCTGAAGGTGGCCGAGGGCGAGACCGTGCGCACGGGGCTCGACGTGGCGGCGGGGCGGGCGGCCGTCGTCGTCCCGGAGAACGTGACGGTGAAGGTGCGCGCCGAGGCGGGGCTCGGGGAGATCCGGCTGGAGGAGGGGCAGCGGGTCCAGGTCCGGATCAACAGCGACGAGGCGAAGCGGCGTACGCTGCCGCCGCCGGCGGGCACGAAGCCCGCCGGAACGATCGAACTGATGCTGGAAGTCGGCATCGGACAGGTGGAGGTCACCCGTGCTGCGTCATGA
- a CDS encoding PspC domain-containing protein yields MPAATARAASSLAADPEEPAPRKLYRSADGRLLGGVARGLAGHLGLPVAWVRFLFLGLFFTDGLGAVLYAVFWIVVPLGVGGVDAPRSVFETSADGRRKLRKPDKGQVFALVALTVGAVVFVANVDMGSGADRYIWPTLLIGAGSVLVWRQADNARRARWMETGRNRKLLHLARGLAGVALVGLGLAVFMVVRGSAAQLGNVLTAAIAVLTGIALLAGPYLVRMTQDLSEERLMRIRAQERAEVAAHVHDSVLHTLTLIQRNADDGGEVRRLARAQERELRNWLYNPEGTGKDEDDEPETLAEAVKRAAAEVEDKHGVPLEVVVVGDCPLDDKLTAQMQAAREAMVNAAKYGGEGGAVQVFAEVEGRTVFVSVRDRGPGFDLDEVPGDRMGVRESIIGRMQRNGGSARLRSVPGGGTEVELEMERASE; encoded by the coding sequence ATGCCAGCCGCCACCGCCCGAGCCGCCAGCTCCCTCGCCGCCGACCCGGAGGAGCCCGCGCCGCGCAAGCTCTACCGCAGCGCCGACGGCCGGCTGCTCGGCGGCGTCGCGCGCGGCCTCGCCGGACACCTCGGGCTGCCCGTCGCCTGGGTGCGGTTCCTCTTCCTCGGGCTGTTCTTCACCGACGGCCTCGGCGCGGTGCTCTACGCGGTGTTCTGGATCGTCGTGCCGCTCGGCGTCGGCGGCGTCGACGCCCCGCGCTCGGTGTTCGAGACGTCGGCGGACGGCCGCCGCAAGCTCCGCAAGCCGGACAAGGGCCAGGTCTTCGCGCTGGTCGCCCTGACCGTCGGAGCCGTCGTGTTCGTGGCCAACGTCGACATGGGCAGCGGGGCCGACCGCTACATCTGGCCCACCCTCCTGATCGGCGCGGGCTCCGTCCTGGTCTGGCGGCAGGCGGACAACGCCCGCCGCGCCCGCTGGATGGAGACCGGCCGCAACCGCAAGCTGCTGCACCTGGCCCGCGGCCTCGCCGGAGTCGCCCTCGTCGGCCTCGGCCTCGCCGTGTTCATGGTGGTGCGCGGCTCGGCCGCCCAGCTCGGCAACGTGCTCACCGCCGCCATCGCCGTGCTCACCGGCATCGCCCTGCTCGCCGGCCCCTACCTGGTGCGGATGACCCAGGACCTCTCCGAGGAGCGCCTGATGCGCATCCGCGCCCAGGAGCGGGCCGAGGTCGCCGCCCACGTCCACGACTCCGTGCTGCACACCCTCACCCTGATCCAGCGCAACGCCGACGACGGCGGCGAGGTCAGACGCCTCGCCCGCGCCCAGGAGCGCGAGCTGCGCAACTGGCTCTACAACCCCGAGGGCACCGGCAAGGACGAGGACGACGAGCCGGAGACCCTGGCCGAGGCGGTCAAGCGGGCCGCCGCCGAGGTCGAGGACAAGCACGGCGTCCCGCTGGAGGTCGTCGTGGTCGGGGACTGCCCGCTCGACGACAAGCTGACCGCGCAGATGCAGGCCGCGCGCGAGGCGATGGTCAACGCCGCCAAGTACGGTGGCGAGGGCGGCGCCGTCCAGGTCTTCGCGGAGGTCGAGGGCCGCACGGTCTTCGTGTCCGTACGGGACCGGGGTCCGGGCTTCGACCTCGACGAGGTTCCCGGGGACAGGATGGGCGTACGAGAATCAATCATCGGCCGGATGCAGCGCAACGGCGGCAGCGCCCGGCTGCGTTCGGTGCCCGGCGGGGGCACCGAGGTCGAGCTGGAGATGGAGAGGGCGAGCGAATGA
- a CDS encoding response regulator transcription factor translates to MTENTEATGGPERRVRVVLVDDHRMFRTGVQAEIGRTEETGVEVVGEAADVDQAVTVITATRPEVVLLDVHLPGGGGVEVLRRCAPMMGTAENPVRFLALSVSDAAEDVIGVIRGGARGYVTKTITGTDLVNSVFRVQEGDAVFSPRLAGFVLDAFASTDAPPVDEDLDRLTQREREVLRLIARGYAYKEIAKQLFISVKTVESHVSAVLRKLQLSNRHELTRWATARRLV, encoded by the coding sequence ATGACCGAGAACACCGAAGCCACCGGGGGCCCGGAGCGACGGGTACGGGTCGTGCTCGTCGACGACCACCGGATGTTCCGCACCGGGGTGCAGGCCGAGATCGGCCGCACCGAGGAGACCGGCGTCGAGGTGGTCGGCGAGGCCGCCGACGTCGACCAGGCGGTCACCGTCATCACGGCGACCCGCCCCGAGGTCGTCCTCCTGGACGTCCACCTCCCGGGCGGCGGCGGCGTCGAGGTGCTCCGCCGCTGCGCCCCCATGATGGGCACGGCCGAGAACCCGGTCCGCTTCCTCGCGCTGTCCGTGTCGGACGCCGCTGAGGACGTCATCGGCGTCATCCGGGGCGGCGCGCGCGGCTACGTCACCAAGACGATCACCGGCACCGACCTGGTGAACTCGGTCTTCCGGGTCCAGGAGGGCGACGCGGTCTTCTCGCCGCGGCTGGCCGGCTTCGTCCTGGACGCCTTCGCCTCCACGGACGCCCCGCCGGTCGACGAGGACCTGGACCGCCTCACCCAGCGCGAGCGCGAGGTGCTGCGGCTGATCGCGCGCGGCTACGCGTACAAGGAGATCGCCAAGCAGCTGTTCATCTCGGTGAAGACGGTCGAGTCGCACGTCTCGGCGGTCCTCAGGAAGCTCCAGCTCTCCAACCGGCACGAGCTGACCCGGTGGGCGACGGCCCGACGGCTGGTCTGA
- a CDS encoding ATP/GTP-binding protein, translated as MLLGFRTANVRSLRDEQELSFVVPPGEESDVARTVALSDGKQLQVYPLLGIFGANASGKSNVIFALKKMREAVLNSYGGWASYQGIPRDVFALDPKAVEDSSFYEADFVLEDGVRWTYGFELGAQRVESEWLHAYPKGRRQVWFDRDATREKIFDFPGDRVHDRALLARMTRADALLLSRAANDNHQQLTRIFDWFKRNLWDITPETEIAQREAFTARQLLDERSRERIEELLRVADLGISGAEVEQRPGQDLSFRLLHGGGSEGPVAFDWKHESFGTRSWFALIGPLLLALDEGAVLLVDELDASLHPRFAAEVVRLFQAPWANTRGAQLVFTSHDPSLLSSPRGGRQLEPGQIWLTQKDRDGATQIYPLSDVEPGEDEDLTDSYLAGAFGGVPKVTAGQIGRTVLAVRAGEAEGS; from the coding sequence ATGCTGCTGGGTTTCCGCACGGCGAACGTCCGGTCGCTACGTGATGAGCAGGAGCTTTCGTTCGTCGTACCGCCGGGCGAGGAATCCGACGTCGCGAGGACGGTCGCGCTCTCCGACGGGAAACAGCTTCAGGTCTATCCGCTGCTCGGCATCTTCGGCGCGAACGCGTCCGGCAAGTCCAACGTCATCTTCGCCCTGAAGAAGATGCGTGAGGCTGTTCTCAACTCGTACGGCGGTTGGGCTTCGTACCAGGGGATTCCCCGCGATGTGTTCGCCCTTGACCCGAAGGCGGTCGAAGACAGCTCTTTCTACGAAGCCGACTTCGTGTTGGAGGACGGTGTCCGCTGGACCTATGGCTTCGAGCTCGGCGCACAACGTGTGGAATCCGAATGGCTGCATGCCTACCCCAAGGGCCGAAGGCAGGTGTGGTTCGACCGCGATGCGACCCGGGAGAAGATCTTCGACTTTCCCGGTGATCGCGTCCACGACCGTGCTCTGCTCGCCCGGATGACCCGTGCGGATGCCTTGCTGCTCTCCCGCGCGGCCAACGACAACCACCAGCAACTCACCCGTATCTTCGACTGGTTCAAGCGAAACCTGTGGGACATCACCCCGGAGACCGAGATCGCGCAGCGCGAGGCCTTCACCGCCCGCCAGCTGCTGGACGAGCGGTCGCGGGAGCGCATCGAGGAGCTGTTGCGCGTAGCGGACCTGGGCATCAGCGGAGCCGAGGTGGAGCAGCGGCCCGGCCAGGACCTGTCGTTCAGGCTGTTGCACGGGGGCGGAAGCGAAGGGCCCGTGGCGTTCGACTGGAAGCACGAGTCGTTCGGGACACGCTCCTGGTTCGCGCTGATCGGACCGCTTCTGCTTGCTCTGGACGAAGGTGCGGTGCTGCTGGTCGACGAACTGGACGCCAGCCTGCATCCACGCTTCGCGGCGGAGGTCGTGCGGCTCTTCCAGGCTCCCTGGGCCAACACCAGGGGCGCCCAGCTCGTCTTCACCTCGCACGACCCCTCGCTGCTGAGTTCGCCCCGGGGCGGTCGTCAACTGGAACCGGGCCAGATCTGGCTCACCCAGAAGGACCGGGACGGGGCCACTCAGATCTACCCGCTGAGTGACGTGGAACCGGGGGAGGACGAGGACCTCACGGATTCCTATCTGGCGGGAGCCTTCGGGGGGGTACCCAAGGTGACGGCGGGGCAGATCGGGCGCACCGTGCTGGCAGTGCGGGCAGGGGAGGCTGAGGGTTCCTGA
- a CDS encoding RloB family protein, giving the protein MARDRGRDTPGRKRKEPPELRPREVYVLMEGEVTERDFVEYVRLHGTRREPGRRVEILYKNLNAPSKRRKPLPLVEEAIPFVASAERAARKAGIEEDAWNWPQVWCLFDRDQHEDIPSAFARAKKAGVRIAYSHPCFELWRLFHYQNYTSTFGGVCDSAADRLKQQPGFVQTYGPNMLRVSPEAAKHVMPEQLRGRYEKARKFAEQNARNARRPDQTQWDPYTDVWRFVEEGLGVRDY; this is encoded by the coding sequence ATGGCGAGGGACAGGGGGCGGGACACTCCGGGGCGCAAGAGGAAAGAGCCACCGGAGCTGCGCCCGCGCGAGGTGTACGTCCTGATGGAAGGCGAAGTCACGGAACGTGATTTCGTCGAGTACGTACGGCTCCACGGCACACGGAGGGAGCCGGGCCGGAGAGTGGAAATCCTCTACAAGAACTTGAACGCGCCGTCCAAGCGCCGGAAGCCGCTACCACTGGTGGAGGAGGCCATTCCCTTCGTTGCGTCGGCGGAGCGAGCGGCCCGAAAGGCTGGGATCGAGGAGGATGCCTGGAACTGGCCGCAGGTGTGGTGCCTCTTCGATCGTGACCAGCACGAGGACATTCCCTCCGCTTTCGCCAGGGCCAAGAAGGCAGGCGTGCGGATCGCCTATTCGCACCCCTGCTTCGAGCTGTGGCGCCTTTTTCACTACCAGAACTACACGAGTACCTTCGGGGGCGTCTGCGACAGCGCGGCCGACCGCCTCAAGCAGCAGCCGGGCTTCGTGCAGACGTACGGTCCGAACATGCTGCGCGTCTCCCCGGAGGCAGCGAAGCACGTGATGCCGGAGCAGCTCCGGGGCAGATACGAAAAGGCACGGAAGTTCGCGGAACAGAATGCGAGGAACGCCCGGCGGCCGGACCAGACCCAGTGGGACCCCTATACGGACGTATGGCGTTTCGTGGAGGAGGGGCTCGGTGTCCGCGACTACTGA
- a CDS encoding N-6 DNA methylase, with protein MARLTLAQLERHLVGAMDILRGSMDAAECRDLVSALLLLKRFNDAFEATRDAIIAEALATGRSHEEALESAEAHESYRTRGVFYVPEEARWERLAGAAADGVVGRYVYAALDSLEIRQGNEELRGLFDHVDFSRGHAARGSTAGHVVDQRVAALVKSLGTLRLTDEDLGFPGTIGAAYEYLIKESADAAGSRGGEFYTPRAVSRMMVELARPTAGMRVYDPCVGSGGMLIHAKEYVDDHSGDSSDLLLAGQDVNGGSWAMATMNMLFHGVERFSLEVGDTLTDPRHRGGDFDLVLSNPSFSMDYSRAEVPDLKERMPYGEAPEKGKSDLMFLQHMLHMVRGRGGSVFTVLPHGVLFRGGEEQRVRSGLLDARMVEAVIGLPPNLFHGTGIPACVMVLREPEARSEEMRDTVLFIDGSRDFRATRARNVLLPEHVERIVSAFHARTDVEGFARLVGRDEIAGARDSLAVQRYVDGPPPEPQDLRAHLVGGVPVAEIRSKESLLDAYGVTTPWLFAGRPDDDAYVDHPTGREESQAERLTRLTVERETDFRRTFEEWWPGRAADVDALARQRGERARSGPFPGDLRAGLFASARHGLVPVGPLDRDAVGSALADWWQATGTDLKILAHHGFGGLVDHWVGDVLMEGRGQAGLSAAERRQVYQHEVVSAILPTFVDELAAAEQALADLKELRPTADLRRDQTRAKRAVRVVENSFWGSAPGRRSGDGTPASMPRLARARAALDAQGDRAVVLGILGRRLADRLDAQLLRRRRELLGSYENWESKYRLSFREIERQLSGKPEAFIENNPWSQESPWSFDSIVPVPGGTRHKVARRLHEIIDTEKAVEAATAKLDIDLHMLLIPLFAPRAESGETSASCPLRDVVSVAWQGNYTRPAAEGEGDGLPAVRGSALVDDGIALSRMSRTSSVVSSDHLLRDGDVLFTLGLAQPHEPHRAAVWRKVLPEATVSQGVLCLTPDHDRLDSDYLVAWLRHPMAQVRLRSEAIAESDASFVTGRGQLSVSRMLDVEIELPPVSKQRQLAESCAVLLGQRARRRKQLAKLRLIKETMMNDLVADQISVSYL; from the coding sequence GTGGCCAGGCTCACGCTCGCCCAGTTGGAACGACATCTCGTCGGTGCCATGGACATTCTGCGCGGGAGTATGGACGCGGCCGAATGCCGTGACCTCGTTTCCGCCCTGCTTCTCCTCAAGCGGTTCAACGACGCGTTCGAAGCCACGCGTGACGCGATCATCGCAGAGGCGCTGGCGACGGGGCGCTCGCACGAGGAGGCGCTGGAGAGCGCCGAGGCCCACGAGAGCTATCGGACCCGTGGCGTCTTCTACGTACCTGAAGAGGCTCGCTGGGAGCGACTGGCCGGGGCGGCGGCGGACGGCGTGGTCGGCAGATATGTGTATGCGGCGCTCGACAGTCTGGAGATCCGCCAGGGCAACGAGGAGCTGCGAGGCCTCTTCGACCACGTCGACTTCAGCAGAGGTCATGCGGCCCGGGGCTCCACGGCGGGGCACGTCGTGGACCAGCGGGTGGCCGCGCTGGTGAAGAGCCTGGGAACCCTCCGGCTGACCGATGAGGACCTCGGGTTCCCCGGCACGATCGGCGCCGCGTACGAATACCTGATCAAGGAGTCCGCGGACGCGGCGGGCAGTAGGGGCGGCGAGTTCTACACCCCGCGAGCAGTCAGCCGGATGATGGTCGAGCTGGCCCGCCCGACGGCAGGGATGCGCGTCTACGACCCGTGCGTGGGATCCGGTGGCATGCTGATCCATGCCAAGGAGTATGTCGACGATCACAGCGGAGACTCCAGCGACCTGCTGCTCGCCGGCCAGGACGTCAACGGCGGCTCCTGGGCCATGGCGACCATGAACATGCTGTTCCACGGTGTCGAGCGCTTCTCGCTGGAGGTGGGTGACACCCTCACCGACCCACGGCACCGGGGCGGTGATTTCGATCTGGTGCTGAGCAACCCCTCGTTCTCCATGGACTACAGCCGGGCCGAGGTGCCGGACCTGAAGGAGCGCATGCCGTACGGGGAGGCGCCCGAGAAGGGCAAGTCCGACCTGATGTTCCTTCAGCACATGCTGCACATGGTCCGGGGGCGTGGCGGATCCGTGTTCACCGTCCTGCCTCATGGCGTTCTCTTCCGAGGCGGTGAGGAACAGCGGGTGCGCTCCGGGCTGCTGGACGCCCGGATGGTCGAGGCGGTGATCGGGCTTCCGCCCAACCTGTTCCACGGCACCGGCATACCTGCCTGTGTAATGGTGCTGCGGGAGCCGGAGGCACGGTCGGAGGAGATGCGCGACACCGTGCTTTTCATCGACGGCTCGCGTGACTTCCGGGCTACCCGGGCGCGAAACGTCCTTCTGCCCGAACACGTGGAGCGGATTGTCTCGGCCTTCCACGCGCGGACGGACGTCGAGGGCTTCGCGCGACTCGTGGGCCGCGACGAGATCGCGGGGGCCCGCGACAGCCTGGCCGTCCAGCGCTACGTGGACGGCCCGCCGCCGGAGCCGCAGGACCTCCGGGCGCACCTGGTCGGCGGGGTGCCCGTGGCTGAGATCCGGTCGAAGGAGTCGCTGCTGGACGCCTACGGTGTCACCACGCCGTGGCTGTTCGCCGGGCGCCCCGACGATGACGCGTACGTCGACCACCCCACCGGCCGAGAAGAGTCTCAGGCCGAAAGGCTGACACGGCTCACGGTGGAGCGGGAGACGGATTTCCGGAGGACGTTCGAGGAATGGTGGCCCGGTCGCGCCGCGGACGTCGACGCGTTGGCACGGCAGCGGGGAGAACGGGCTCGCTCCGGTCCGTTTCCGGGGGACCTCCGGGCCGGCTTGTTCGCCTCCGCGCGACACGGTCTCGTCCCGGTGGGGCCTCTCGACCGGGACGCGGTCGGGAGTGCCCTGGCCGATTGGTGGCAGGCCACCGGGACCGACCTGAAGATCCTTGCCCACCATGGCTTCGGAGGTCTCGTGGACCACTGGGTCGGCGATGTCCTCATGGAGGGACGAGGGCAGGCAGGGCTTTCCGCCGCGGAGCGCCGGCAGGTGTACCAGCACGAGGTGGTCTCAGCCATCCTGCCCACTTTCGTGGACGAACTGGCCGCTGCGGAGCAGGCCTTGGCGGATCTGAAGGAGCTGAGGCCCACTGCTGACCTCAGACGTGACCAGACGAGAGCCAAGCGCGCTGTCCGCGTTGTGGAGAACAGCTTCTGGGGGTCCGCACCGGGCAGGAGGTCCGGCGACGGGACGCCCGCGTCGATGCCGCGGCTGGCGCGGGCGCGGGCAGCTCTGGACGCCCAGGGCGATCGTGCCGTCGTGCTGGGGATCCTGGGTCGCAGGCTTGCGGACCGACTGGACGCGCAGCTTCTCCGGAGGCGGCGGGAGCTGTTGGGATCCTACGAGAACTGGGAAAGCAAGTACCGGCTCTCGTTTCGCGAGATCGAACGCCAACTCTCCGGGAAACCAGAGGCGTTCATCGAGAACAACCCCTGGTCGCAGGAGTCTCCTTGGAGTTTCGACAGCATCGTGCCGGTGCCGGGCGGCACCCGCCACAAGGTGGCCCGCCGTCTCCACGAGATCATCGACACGGAGAAGGCAGTCGAAGCCGCGACGGCGAAGCTGGACATCGACCTGCACATGCTGCTGATTCCGCTCTTCGCCCCCCGCGCGGAAAGCGGGGAAACCTCGGCGAGCTGCCCCCTTCGCGATGTCGTGAGCGTGGCATGGCAGGGCAACTACACGCGCCCTGCCGCCGAAGGAGAGGGTGACGGGCTTCCGGCGGTACGGGGCAGCGCACTGGTTGACGACGGCATCGCACTCTCAAGGATGTCCCGCACCAGCTCGGTCGTCTCCTCCGATCATCTTCTGCGCGATGGTGACGTGCTCTTCACTCTCGGCCTCGCCCAGCCGCACGAGCCCCACCGGGCGGCCGTCTGGCGGAAGGTCCTGCCCGAAGCGACGGTCTCCCAGGGTGTCCTGTGCCTCACACCGGATCATGACCGGCTGGACAGTGACTATCTGGTGGCCTGGCTCCGTCACCCGATGGCACAGGTCCGGCTGCGGTCCGAGGCGATCGCCGAGTCGGACGCCTCGTTCGTGACCGGTCGGGGACAGCTGTCCGTCAGCAGGATGCTCGACGTCGAGATCGAGTTGCCGCCGGTTTCGAAGCAGCGACAGCTCGCCGAATCCTGCGCGGTGTTGCTTGGCCAGCGTGCGCGACGCCGTAAGCAGCTGGCCAAGCTCCGGCTCATCAAAGAGACGATGATGAACGATCTCGTTGCGGATCAGATCTCCGTGAGTTACCTCTAG
- a CDS encoding GNAT family N-acetyltransferase produces MTSMANAVQDYARALALGSPDHYRVGPFTVRHNPGWELKYANYAIPNRGAEPTADDVAALVDAFGKHGRLPRLEFLPAWAPAVEPALLAYGFTVENRAPLLACGREDLRPPKPVDGLRIGTPVTEAEFTEAARVQHRGFGGEGDPEPGMTDWLRAAASGDGVAALAVLDGTPAGAGGCSPAIDGLSELAGLAVAARCRRRGVGAALSAWLTERAFGQGCRAVWLEPGDADVERVYAGIGYRRIGEKVNISLEPTAV; encoded by the coding sequence ATGACGTCGATGGCGAACGCCGTCCAGGACTACGCCCGGGCACTCGCGCTGGGCTCCCCGGATCACTACCGGGTGGGCCCGTTCACCGTCCGGCACAACCCGGGCTGGGAGCTGAAGTACGCCAACTACGCCATCCCCAACCGGGGCGCGGAACCCACGGCGGACGACGTGGCCGCCTTGGTCGACGCCTTCGGGAAGCACGGACGGCTTCCTCGCCTGGAGTTCCTGCCCGCCTGGGCACCGGCCGTCGAACCGGCCCTGCTGGCCTACGGTTTCACCGTGGAGAACCGCGCCCCGCTGCTCGCCTGCGGCCGCGAGGACCTTCGGCCGCCGAAGCCGGTGGACGGGCTGCGCATCGGCACACCGGTCACCGAGGCGGAGTTCACCGAGGCCGCCCGCGTCCAGCACCGCGGCTTCGGCGGCGAGGGCGACCCCGAGCCGGGAATGACCGACTGGCTGCGGGCGGCGGCCTCCGGCGACGGGGTCGCCGCACTGGCCGTCCTCGACGGCACGCCGGCCGGGGCGGGCGGCTGCTCGCCCGCGATCGACGGCCTGAGCGAGCTGGCCGGGCTCGCCGTCGCCGCCCGCTGCCGCCGCCGGGGCGTGGGCGCCGCGCTCTCCGCCTGGCTGACGGAACGGGCCTTCGGCCAGGGCTGCCGGGCGGTCTGGCTGGAGCCGGGCGACGCCGACGTCGAACGCGTCTACGCGGGCATCGGCTACCGCCGGATCGGCGAGAAGGTCAACATCTCGCTGGAGCCGACCGCCGTCTGA
- a CDS encoding NlpC/P60 family protein produces MAAHRRSAHRKPKQRPLTGSAARTAATLALAGAATAGSVTGAGAAPAEPAPTATQVRAKADRLYHDAEVATEKYNGAKEKAATATRTVDALTDEAARRTARLNTARHALGSLATAQYRSGTLDPALQLALSSDPDAFLQRASYLDRAGDRQSGLLHGIRRQVSQITRVKARADRETERLAARRAELREHRTAIRAKLADARRLLDTLTADERAAYERGADARHGGGPAHADRSAVRGAQAPTAGSRAARAIAFAHGAIGKPYVWGATGPNAFDCSGLTQAAWKAAGVSLPRTTYTQINAGARVPRSELAPGDLVFFYSGISHVGLYIGGGQMIHAPRPGAPVRIAPVDQMPFAGATRVA; encoded by the coding sequence GTGGCAGCGCACCGCAGGTCAGCCCACCGAAAACCCAAGCAGCGCCCGCTCACCGGCTCTGCTGCCCGCACCGCCGCCACCCTGGCGCTCGCCGGGGCGGCCACCGCCGGCTCGGTCACCGGAGCGGGCGCGGCCCCCGCCGAACCGGCCCCCACCGCCACGCAGGTCAGGGCGAAGGCCGACCGGCTGTACCACGACGCCGAGGTCGCCACCGAGAAGTACAACGGGGCGAAGGAGAAGGCGGCCACCGCCACCCGCACCGTCGACGCCCTGACCGACGAGGCCGCCCGCCGCACCGCCCGCCTCAACACCGCCCGGCACGCCCTCGGTTCACTGGCCACCGCGCAGTACCGCAGCGGCACCCTGGACCCGGCCCTGCAACTGGCGCTCTCCTCCGACCCCGACGCCTTTCTGCAACGCGCCTCCTACCTCGACCGGGCGGGCGACCGGCAGAGCGGCCTGCTGCACGGCATCCGGCGGCAGGTCTCCCAGATCACCCGCGTCAAGGCCCGCGCCGACCGGGAGACCGAACGCCTCGCGGCCCGCCGCGCCGAGCTGCGCGAACACCGCACCGCGATCCGCGCCAAGCTGGCCGACGCCCGCAGGCTGCTGGACACCCTGACCGCCGACGAGCGCGCCGCGTACGAACGCGGCGCCGACGCCCGGCACGGCGGCGGCCCGGCCCACGCCGACCGCTCGGCCGTTCGCGGCGCTCAGGCCCCAACCGCCGGCTCCCGCGCCGCCCGGGCCATCGCCTTCGCGCACGGCGCGATCGGGAAGCCGTACGTCTGGGGCGCGACGGGCCCGAACGCCTTCGACTGCTCGGGCCTGACCCAGGCGGCCTGGAAGGCGGCGGGCGTGAGCCTGCCGCGCACCACCTACACCCAGATCAACGCCGGGGCCCGGGTCCCCCGCTCCGAACTGGCCCCCGGCGACCTGGTGTTCTTCTACTCCGGGATCAGCCATGTCGGCCTCTACATCGGCGGCGGCCAGATGATCCACGCCCCGCGCCCCGGAGCACCGGTCCGCATCGCGCCCGTCGATCAGATGCCTTTCGCCGGAGCGACCCGGGTGGCATAG